In Amycolatopsis sp. EV170708-02-1, the following are encoded in one genomic region:
- a CDS encoding MMPL family transporter, with the protein MISEVERRARTRSRLRWLLPALVAVAWLIFGGLSGPYAGKLSEVTENDSSGFLPASAEATEVGELQKQFSSAAVIPAIVVAERPSGLTESDKRFLADRTANARLVPAPQSDAGAQVVVLLDATSDPGDGVEALRESLARDTPDGLKVLVTGPAAQVADLKEAFGGIDGLLLLVAGAVVAVILIIVYRSPLLPLLVLLSAVFALGTASLAVYLLADHDVLALNGQSQGILFILVFGAATDYALLMISRHREELRTSDDARTALRTAWRSTIEPIAASAGTVILGVLCLLFSDLNSNKGLGPVAAIGIGAAFLTTITFLPAVLALCGRNAFWPFRPAVAPPREETGGLWARVSGLVARAPRTIWIVTTVVLLAGGAFLPQLKASGTAQSDVFLTPVDSVAGQEVLSRYFPGGSGSPTVIITPAGQAPAVTALARVPGVSDVRQSGEAGGLAKIDAVLADPPDSDAAVATVQRIRDAVHTFDGTKVGGPTATLLDTRETSEHDRMVIIPIVLVVIFLVLALLLRSLLAPLLLIGTVVLSFAATMGVSALVFNHVFDFPGADPVVPLFGFVFLVALGIDYNIFLMTRVREEAGRIGTRDGTLRGLRVTGGVITSAGVVLAATFAALAVLPILFLAQLAFIVAFGVLLDTLLVRSLLVPALAVDAGRKIWWPSKLAKTGRE; encoded by the coding sequence ATGATCTCGGAAGTCGAACGCCGCGCCCGCACGCGGTCACGTCTGCGATGGCTGCTCCCGGCCCTGGTGGCGGTCGCCTGGCTGATCTTCGGTGGTCTCAGCGGCCCGTACGCGGGCAAGCTCAGCGAGGTCACGGAGAACGACAGCAGCGGTTTCCTGCCGGCGTCGGCCGAAGCGACCGAGGTGGGCGAGCTCCAGAAACAGTTCTCCAGCGCCGCCGTCATCCCGGCGATCGTCGTCGCCGAGCGGCCGTCGGGCCTGACCGAGAGCGACAAGCGGTTCCTCGCCGACCGCACGGCGAACGCGCGGCTCGTCCCGGCTCCGCAGAGCGACGCGGGCGCGCAGGTGGTCGTGCTCCTGGACGCCACGAGCGACCCCGGTGACGGTGTCGAGGCTCTGCGAGAGTCGCTCGCCCGTGACACCCCGGACGGGTTGAAGGTGCTCGTGACCGGCCCCGCCGCCCAGGTCGCCGACCTCAAGGAGGCGTTCGGCGGGATCGACGGGCTGCTGCTCCTGGTCGCGGGCGCGGTGGTCGCGGTCATCCTGATCATCGTCTACCGGAGCCCCCTCCTCCCCCTGCTCGTCCTGTTGTCGGCGGTGTTCGCGCTGGGCACGGCGAGTCTCGCGGTGTACCTGCTCGCGGATCACGACGTGCTGGCCCTGAACGGGCAGAGCCAGGGAATCCTGTTCATCCTCGTCTTCGGCGCCGCCACCGACTACGCGCTCCTGATGATCTCGCGCCATCGCGAAGAGCTCCGGACCAGCGACGACGCCCGCACCGCGCTCCGCACGGCCTGGCGCTCGACCATCGAGCCGATCGCCGCCTCCGCCGGGACCGTGATCCTCGGCGTGCTGTGCCTGCTGTTCAGCGATCTGAACTCCAACAAGGGGCTCGGCCCGGTCGCCGCCATCGGCATCGGCGCAGCCTTCCTCACCACCATCACGTTCCTGCCCGCCGTCCTGGCTTTGTGCGGGCGCAACGCCTTCTGGCCCTTCCGCCCGGCGGTGGCCCCGCCCCGCGAGGAGACCGGCGGGCTTTGGGCACGCGTGTCGGGCCTGGTCGCCCGCGCGCCGCGGACGATCTGGATCGTCACGACCGTCGTCCTGCTCGCGGGCGGCGCGTTCCTCCCCCAGCTCAAGGCCTCCGGCACCGCGCAGTCCGACGTCTTCCTCACGCCGGTCGATTCCGTCGCGGGACAGGAAGTCCTCTCGCGCTACTTCCCCGGCGGCTCCGGCTCGCCCACGGTGATCATCACCCCCGCCGGTCAGGCTCCGGCCGTCACCGCGCTGGCGCGTGTCCCCGGCGTCTCGGACGTCCGCCAAAGCGGCGAAGCGGGCGGACTCGCGAAGATCGACGCCGTCCTCGCCGATCCCCCGGACTCCGACGCGGCCGTCGCGACGGTGCAACGGATCCGCGACGCCGTCCACACCTTCGACGGCACCAAGGTCGGCGGGCCGACGGCCACCCTGCTCGACACGAGGGAGACCTCCGAACACGACCGGATGGTGATCATCCCGATCGTCCTGGTCGTGATCTTCCTCGTGCTCGCGCTGCTCCTGCGGTCACTGCTGGCGCCGCTGCTGCTGATCGGCACGGTGGTGCTGTCCTTCGCCGCGACGATGGGGGTCTCGGCGCTGGTGTTCAACCACGTCTTCGACTTCCCCGGCGCCGACCCGGTCGTCCCGCTGTTCGGCTTCGTCTTCCTCGTCGCGCTGGGGATCGACTACAACATCTTCCTGATGACGAGGGTCCGCGAAGAGGCGGGCAGGATCGGCACGCGGGACGGGACCCTGCGCGGCCTGCGCGTCACCGGCGGCGTGATCACGTCCGCGGGTGTCGTGCTCGCCGCGACCTTCGCCGCTCTCGCCGTCCTGCCCATCCTTTTCCTGGCGCAGCTGGCTTTCATCGTCGCGTTCGGCGTCCTGCTCGATACGCTCCTGGTGCGCTCGCTGCTGGTACCGGCGCTGGCGGTGGACGCCGGACGGAAGATCTGGTGGCCGTCGAAACTGGCGAAGACCGGCCGGGAATGA
- a CDS encoding MarR family winged helix-turn-helix transcriptional regulator — protein sequence MAEDVEPVTDDLLVLLLRQLTVESDRFAEMFGEAHGLHRTDLNALAVIMDAARMGTPMSPSALANALHLSASATTAVLDRLERAGHLHRDRSATDRRKVELRMHEKAREIGAEFFLPLGERYAEAWREMEEDERRTVVRFLRSTIAATVEVRGRLAP from the coding sequence ATGGCTGAGGACGTCGAGCCGGTCACGGACGATCTGCTCGTTCTCCTGTTGCGGCAGTTGACCGTCGAGTCGGACCGGTTCGCGGAAATGTTCGGAGAGGCACACGGCCTGCACCGGACCGACCTCAACGCGCTCGCGGTGATCATGGACGCCGCCAGGATGGGGACCCCGATGAGCCCGAGCGCGCTCGCGAACGCGTTGCACCTGAGCGCGTCGGCGACGACGGCGGTGCTGGACCGGCTGGAGCGGGCCGGGCATCTCCACCGGGACCGGAGCGCGACCGACCGGCGCAAGGTCGAGTTGCGGATGCACGAGAAGGCGCGCGAGATCGGCGCCGAGTTCTTCCTGCCCCTCGGCGAGCGCTACGCCGAGGCGTGGCGGGAGATGGAGGAGGACGAGCGGCGGACGGTCGTCCGGTTCCTCCGGAGCACGATCGCCGCCACCGTCGAAGTGCGCGGCCGCCTGGCACCGTGA
- a CDS encoding SDR family oxidoreductase, whose protein sequence is MRCVVLGATGYVGGRLVPQLLEAGHEVRVVARSPEKVAEEPWRDRVEVERGDVTDPSSIETALTGCEVVYYLVHSLSRKDFVDVDREGAKTVAEAAKTAGARRLVYLGGIVPDDEELSPHLASRAEVGRVLLDSGVPAIVLQAAVIIGSGSASFEMLRYLTERLPAMVTPRWVRNRIQPVAIRDVLHYLVHAAELPSEVNGAFDIGGPDVLTYLDMMRRYAVVAGLPRRAVVPVPVLTPWLSAQWVNLVTPVPKAIAVPLIESLVHEVVCHDHAIAEHIPDPEAGLTHYEHAVELALSRIRNADVPTRWSDASVDAAPSDPLPSDPDWAGGTVYEDKREQRTDASPEALWDVIESIGGEHGWYSFPLAWSVRGWADRLVGGVGLRRGRRDPRRLHLGEALDWWRVEYLDRPRLLRLRAEMKLPGRAWLELGVESDEDGRTIYRQRAVFEPHGLAGHAYWKGIAPFHGVVFGGMVRNITGAAAGALES, encoded by the coding sequence ATGCGATGTGTGGTGCTCGGAGCGACGGGCTATGTCGGCGGACGGCTGGTTCCCCAGCTGCTCGAAGCGGGTCACGAGGTCCGCGTCGTGGCCCGTTCGCCGGAGAAGGTCGCCGAGGAGCCGTGGCGTGACCGTGTCGAGGTCGAACGCGGCGACGTCACGGATCCGTCCTCGATCGAGACGGCGCTGACCGGCTGCGAGGTCGTCTACTACCTCGTGCATTCGTTGTCGCGCAAGGACTTCGTCGACGTCGACCGCGAAGGGGCGAAGACGGTCGCCGAGGCGGCGAAGACTGCGGGCGCGCGGCGGCTGGTGTACCTGGGCGGCATCGTGCCGGACGACGAGGAGTTGTCGCCGCATCTGGCGTCGCGCGCCGAAGTGGGCCGGGTCCTGCTGGACTCCGGGGTGCCCGCGATCGTCCTGCAGGCCGCGGTGATCATCGGTTCCGGCTCGGCGAGTTTCGAGATGCTGCGCTACCTGACGGAGCGGCTGCCGGCGATGGTCACCCCGCGCTGGGTGCGCAACCGCATCCAGCCGGTCGCGATCCGGGACGTGCTGCACTACCTCGTGCACGCCGCGGAACTGCCGTCCGAAGTGAACGGTGCCTTCGACATCGGCGGGCCCGACGTGCTGACCTATCTGGACATGATGCGCCGCTATGCCGTCGTGGCGGGCCTGCCGCGGCGTGCCGTCGTACCCGTGCCCGTGCTGACGCCGTGGTTGTCCGCGCAGTGGGTCAACCTGGTCACGCCGGTGCCGAAGGCGATCGCGGTGCCGCTGATCGAATCGCTGGTGCACGAGGTCGTCTGTCACGACCACGCGATCGCCGAGCACATCCCCGACCCGGAGGCGGGGCTGACGCACTACGAGCACGCCGTCGAACTGGCGCTGTCCCGGATCCGCAACGCCGACGTGCCGACCCGCTGGTCGGACGCGTCGGTCGACGCGGCTCCCTCGGATCCGCTGCCGAGCGATCCGGACTGGGCGGGCGGGACCGTCTACGAGGACAAGCGCGAGCAGCGGACGGACGCCTCACCGGAGGCGCTGTGGGACGTCATCGAGTCCATCGGCGGGGAGCACGGGTGGTATTCGTTCCCGCTGGCCTGGTCGGTCCGCGGCTGGGCCGACCGGCTCGTCGGCGGCGTCGGGTTGCGGCGCGGCAGACGGGATCCGCGACGCCTGCATCTCGGCGAGGCGCTGGACTGGTGGCGCGTCGAATACCTCGACCGGCCGCGGCTGCTGCGGTTGCGGGCGGAGATGAAGCTGCCGGGGCGCGCCTGGCTCGAACTCGGTGTCGAGTCCGATGAGGACGGCCGGACGATCTACCGGCAGCGCGCGGTGTTCGAGCCGCACGGGCTTGCCGGGCACGCGTACTGGAAGGGGATCGCGCCGTTCCACGGTGTCGTCTTCGGCGGCATGGTCCGCAACATCACCGGTGCGGCGGCCGGTGCGCTCGAGAGCTGA